Part of the Salvelinus fontinalis isolate EN_2023a unplaced genomic scaffold, ASM2944872v1 scaffold_0240, whole genome shotgun sequence genome, atggccgatgagcaccgataagtTTTATCTAtgatttctcttcattatttatcttcatatgataaggatggaaaaggatttgccagtacattgtcgacttgattcatgatgatgactgctagctaagattattaaagtatgatgttgacatgatcagtccaatcaaagctacgtgatttgatgtaattttatctgtggccaatgtcCTTGacccttcttggatgggcacttctaatgtaactctatggcttcacccaaggggctagaatgTTTGAGGTCTCCCCTTAGACTTCgcagtgatgtagtgtccccatgagtgacagaatactgagccaatcatggtgcaacgttctgtattttctgctggcttgccccaccaccacagaaagcactgagctaggctgaaacaccagcATTTTGTAGCTGCCTTATTCAAGAacacaaaaaagagaccatgtttgtacgTGGCTTttttaactcaatgatatatatatatatatatattgacattgtttgcaaactgatatgtgacacgtattaatgccacaataacatgcaaaacaggcgaGCCCAAAGAATGTtattatttttttgcaaatgtggggctccatcactctcattcttggtcaaatagcccttgcacaAACCAAATGAGATGGcgtattgctcgtgtttcttggccaaagcaagtctcttcttcacattggtgtcctttggtagtggttcCATTGCAGAAATTTAACCATGAAAGTCTGAATCACACAGTCTCCACTGAagggttgatgttgagatgtgtctgttacttgaactctgtgaagcatttatttgggcagcaaattctgaggtgcagttaacgctAATGTTAACtataatgaacgtatcctctgttgcagaggtaactctgggtgttCCGTTCCTgttgcagtcctcatgagagccagtttcatcatagcgcttaatggtttttgcgactgcacttgcagttcttgaaattttccggattgactgatcttcatttcttaaagtaatgctggactgtcatttctctttgcttatttgagctgttcttgccataatatggactctgACTTAACAAATAGGTTTATCTTCTTAATACcaaacctaccttgtcacaacacaactgattgtggaatttatttccttaatgcatttgagacaaaggaacttttaacaaggcacacctgctaattgaaatgcattcagtgactacctcatgaagctggttgagagaatgccaagagtgtgcaaagctgtcatcaaagacaaagggtggctactttgaagaatctcaaatgtaaaatatattttgatttgtttaacccttttatggtcactacatgattccatatgtgttatttaatagtattgatgtcttcactattattctacaatgtagaaaatagtaaaaattaagaaaaacccttgaatgagtaggtgtgtccaaacttttgactggtactgtagttactGCATGACTGACTAAGGCCTCTGTCTGCAGTCAAGAGTTCCATGGATGCCCATTCCGGTagagcaaaagagagaaagagggagcaaaagagagcaaaggagagagagagagagagagagtaaaagagagagataaatactGAAGCCAGGATAGGTCTCTTGAGGTGAACCCttatgggttccatgtagaaccatctgTGGAAAGTTATACCTAGAACCAAATACCTgtaaccaaaaatggttcttcaaagggttctcctatggggacagctgaagaaccctgtTAGGTTCTAGAAAGCACCTTTTTTTAAAGAGTGTACACCCTATCTGGCCACTCATTCCTCATTTTTACATATGGTCTCTTTCACCTTTACACACCACTATTGCAGGTTTCACACACCTCAGGTTGGCCCAAGTCTCATACTATATGCAGTCATAAACTAGCTGAACTAATGCTGTTAATGACTCTCTTTCACACTACACATCCCTCCAGGATACACAGTGAACCTGGTGAAGGAGAACCCAGTGTAAGCAGGTCACTACGACCTGCTGCGCATGGTGTTGGACCAGCAGGGTCAGGGAGCCCTCCACAACCTGTTCGTCACCGTGTATGACTGCTCTGGTGTTCAGCTGCAGTCTCGGCAGGGCCTCTGGAACCAAGATTGGAGCGAGGGCTGTAGGGATTGTCATCGGTGTCATGCTGCTACTGCTAGGTAAGTCAATCTTAGGAGTAGGGTGAAGATTCCCCTAGATGTTAATTGTGGGCCAGTTttgcattttccccactaatggttaaggttaggattgggggaggggaagctgatcttagatctgtgcctaggggaaacttcaccactGATCTGAATCTTACACTTGAGAAAGACATACTGGCCTACATCCCCACCTAGTGTTGATTTGGTATAGTTCGTTAGAACTTCAGTGTGTGTGGAGATTTGTGAGTTCCTCCTAGGTTTTCTACTGTTGTCCCTCCTGTTGACCAGTAAAAGAGAACTGAAGCTGATCCCTACAGATGAAAACTCTGAAGAACGTCAGATCAAATCGAATATTGAGATCCCAGGAACTGATTGCAAGGTAACAACATACAACATTACCATCACATTCATCTCTGGTCATTGCTTTTTTCCATCACACAATATGCTATTTTGATCATAGGTGCCTACACATATCACACTCAAATTGGACAGTCTGCTGGGAACAAAAGCTGCTTTTCTACCAATGTAAGATGCCGGTTAGGAAACCAGCAATATTTATTCACCATTCATCAGTATTGTTTTGGTTCACACTGGGCATATTTGGCAAATGGAAAATTGTTGATCCATGCAAAGTAAATGTGATACTATCTTTCCCCAGGCTGTACAGAGGTCCGCCAGTATGCGAGCATCAGTATGTTCAGGATATCAGGGTATTTTTCCTCGTACCAATAGCAACAGGAACAGTTTCAACGATTAACCTCTCTGCGCAAGGTAGGCTATATAAGTCTAATAAATCTACTACCTTCATCCACTTTTGACCTGTCAATTAACTTTTCAGTGGCACTGAACTACAGCAACATTTTGAATTTGGTTTCAGAGTGCGCCCACAAAATTACACTCCAATGGTTATGGACAGGCATTTCAAGATCTAAAATTTAAATTAAACTTGCCAACTATTTTTTCTGAAACTTTCACTTGATTCATGTTGCATTGTATTGGTTGTGTGTGTAGTGATAGTATGTTTCTGATCACTCAGGGGTCAATGATGAGCAGATCAATGATGACAAAAACAAGATACTCCTCATGGGGAGAAAATAATTCTCTCAATAACGCCAGGCCCTTGATGACTCTACTCAATCATGTAACAAACAATCATGACTATGACAAAAAACAAACTGTTTCTAATGTATATTTTTGAAATCTATCTGGTGAACTCTATTCCTTCATTAACCTTTTTGTGACCTCCAATCCCTCCATCTCCAGAGGATGTTCATTCTGCAGGTTCCCGGAGAGGAGCTGGGGGACTATGCCCCCCACCCCTACGCTAAAGAGGGGGACCTAGAGCACCCAGCTGGAGGTCGGTTTATCTCCATCCCCGAGACCCCCTTCGACCAGGAAAAGCTACTCTACCTGGGCGCCAGGTTCAACACGCTGGCTTCCATTTGCAACACCCCATACCCCAGAGCATCCTAAGCCCACCTTGCCCTCACCCTCTTGGGCAAGAGGCTCTGCCAGGACTGGCTAGTTAGCATGGGCATAACAGGCTAGGTACCGGCCGCTTTCATAGATTATAAATTGAACTGGATCACTCATGCTTAAAAATGAAGTAGAACAGCAAACCTGCTCATGCAAAATCTGGATAACAACAAGCAatgttaaacttttttttttttttttaagcataaAATACACAGGACTATGGAGATCAATGACCAATACAAAGACCAAGATGGAACTCAGTGCTGGAAGGAAAATAAATGCAATTTACCAATGGATCTTACATGGGCAGTAGCTATGTACAGCTGTGCTGTAGGGAGCCTGGTTGTACATATCAGGCATGCtacattctactctactgtacactgGCCAGGGCCCACTTTGGCTGGATTGACCAGCCAGCAAAAAACAAAAGGATTTCTGCACTGAGAACAGACCAGGGAAGTGAGCAACATGGAGTGGAAAATACTTGAATGTCAATTACTTTTTAGCTTTGATTTTACAAATGCGATGGCTGCAATGAAATAGTGTTATAATggtgaatgagagagaaagaggtcattCTTTTAACATACCACACCATCTCTTACCCACATACGTCAAGCCAAAAATAGTCTAATGATATTATATATGATGGTCATGTTTAAGATTATTATCAATTAAACACTTGGGCTTTAAGGTTTGGGCTTAGGTCCAGTTGTTTTATTTGGGTGTATATTTTGGGGTTGTCTTTTAATGTATATTCTATGTGGTATGTAAATAAGGGTAATAGCTTTTATAttcattttgttttatttatgTAGAAATGCATTCAATCCACTGACTTACAATAAGCAAGAATTGAGTTCTGTGGCATATTTTCATACGTCTCAAGTCACGGTATCAATGAAACAACCATCTTCACAAAATATGAACTTACTGTAATTTAATGTTAAATTCCCAACCATCAGTAGCATCAACATGTCCATAGCGAAACATaggcacaagtgtgtgtgtgtgtgtgtgtgttgtgtattcaCTTGGGAATGTAGCCAGCCTGCAGGAACCAGTGGTAGGCGGAGAGAGCACTGGGTGTGATCTCCTGCTCCACCTGGAAACCTTTCTGTGGGTAGTCACGGATCCTCTCTAGAACACCTGGAACACACAAAGTTTACACCTCACTCACAGCATCATACTTATGTCTGTTGTTTCTACACGGCTGTAAGTGAAATGGTTGGCAACGGGGCAACGTCTTTTAGAATATTTGATTCTGAATGCCTTCATACATTCCTGCACTAGAAAGATGACGTGGGCATAAATATTTATTTTACATGGTCTAAATGCTTTAAGACAACACAAAAGTCCTGGGATTATGGACAGAGAACATACCTAGCATGTATGTTATTAGGTCCGTGGCAGTGCCCACAGTGGGGTGGGGGTAGGCAGAGATGCCCATCTGGGGGGAGGTAACGATGGCATGCGTGTGTTCCCCTTGGTCAGGCCACTGGCGCAGGAATGTTGCAGAGACCCTGCGCTCCATAAAGGGCTGCTGGACCAGGATCACCCTGTTGGCTGGGGTAGACATGACAACCACAACCACTAATGGGTACATGACAAAATACACATTGGCATACTGTACATAggaatcacaggaggttggtggcaccttaactggAGAGGACGGGCtcttggtaatggctggagtggaatgggatcaaatacatcaaacacatggtttccatgtgtttgatgccattccatttttttctgttcaggccattattatgagctgtcctcccctcaacagcctcctgtaATAGGAATACAATATTGGCTTGGCTGAAATGTGTTCCAGTGATTCAGTTGTGCTGTCCTGCCCCCTAGCTGTAGAATAACGCTACAACAATAACAGACATTTCATATGAAAGGTTCTCCATCAGTGTGTCTAATGAGGAGAGTCTCACCTGGGATGTTTCTCTCCTTGAGGAGCCTGTATGAGAAGCAGATGTTGTCTCCAGTGTTGGTGGCCTCTGTCTCCAGCAGTATGTTCCCCCTGGGCACTCCCATCCTCAGAGCCACATCCAGGAACACGTCAGCCTCTGGCCTCGACCACACACCTGGACCACACAAGACACACATCAGACATTAGAGACATTGGATAGAAAGATGGTATGTGTGCGTGCCTTTGTGCTTTCTTGCATTGGCAGAAAGAGGGACAGAAATAGAGAATGATGCCCAGTCTTGCTGACCTGCAGTCTGGTTGCCTTTGTAACCAGTGAAGAGCAGCCAAGGAGCCCATCCTTCCAGGAAGAGAGAAGCTGACCTCTCCGCCACACGCACATCATGGCAACCCAGGCCTATTATGACATCACTCTGAGATCAGACAGGATTATAATGCAATTTCAGATACATAAATTATGATATCACTATGACAGGATTATGGCATTTCAGAGGACATCATGGCATTTCAAATTATGACATCACTGACAGAACATACATGATTATTCAACAGAGGAGACAGCATTGATTGTTAGAAAACCCTGAGAGAAAATCTAGGAGTATGACATCATCCTAAAAGAGGACAGATCATTATGATGCTATTTTTGGTGAAGCCAGAAGAGCATATCAAATCAAAAGATAATGGGGAAGGAAGTTGCATCATACTGTTTACAATTCTGATTGCAGTTCATTTTAAATGCATCCAGTCAAAACTTATGTATGTACAACTTGTGTATGTACAATCAGATATGAAGGCTTGCCTTTTCCAGAGAACGGTGCAGACAAAGGTAGTCCCACAGAATTCTGGCCCACTTCTCACTCTCATTGTCCATTTCTCTCACATGCTGGTCTGTGGGAGAGAAAGTCACTTCAAATGCAGAACCAAATGGAATAAACAGCATGATACTGAATGAATCAATACTTAAAAGTAGTCATTTTCACAGGTCAACAATGTCCTCATTAAATACATGTGTGGAGAGGAGGCACTCCACCTCACCTCAGGGGAGAACAAACTGAGCTGTAGTGGAGGTCCGTTGCATTGACAATGAACATGTGACGCAACAGCAGCATGCAGACCACAATAACAGCGCCCTGAGGGCAGGTGTCGTGGGTCATCCTTTAAAAGTACAGACGACTGCAGCAGAAGTGGCTATGCTCAACACACTACACTGCACTGCACCAGTGTTAAACTTAACTCCCGAACATCATTCAGAAGACATTAGAATTGTTCTATTTCTCATTTGTCGCAAGGATGAAAGCTTTACACACCCCAGCGGCTCTCTATCCAggtctctttctttcattctgcACGATGCTCTCCCTTTCTCCACTGTTCACCTGTCAATGTTTTCTTACCCAGGATGCACTGCCAATGTTCCGGCATATTCCACTGCAGATTCCACTCTATGGCATTATTGTGATTGGCTAGTCTAAATTATATCCAGCTGCTCAGTTTAACTCTCATTGGCTAATGTACATTTCACTCTTTATCCCGACCGGCTGATTAGGCCCCCTTTCTCTTATTCGATTGGCTGCTGAGTCTCTAATGCCGCGTTCATAACAACTAGGAACTGGTAAATCTCCGACTATAGCGTGTTCAAAAGAACTGGGAACTAGGGAAAAAAACGATATCCGATCAGGATaaatcgttttgaacggtcatccaactcggtaTTCTAAATCGTAAACTCTGGcatttctagagctccgactttctgacctgaagatcactgatgtcatgatttgatGAGTGTAGGCTGATGATTGTGTTTCTAAGTGGAGTAGAAAGAAGCAGACACAAATCTGAAAGGTCCCAAAGTGAAAGATCTGTGAGAAAACATAAACAGAGCTCTACTTCTGTTAAAGCCTAGCTCTTTCCTGCTAACCTGCATGCACACCCACTCAAGTTTAGATTGGGTGTTGTTGTCACATGACTAGACCCAACCCCATCCACAACACAAGGGCTACATTTTATTTGATCCCCTTCTATTCTCTAATGCTTTCCCCTTCACATACATTAGCTCCACCTAGTTTCTGCCATATAACAAGGACAGAGGGATCAGTTTTCTAGAATGAAACCCAGCCATTGTGTGCCAGCCCATACCTGATCTCGTTTGTGCTCAGAGGTCAAAAGTCAGCAGAAACTCATTGCTGTTTTGTTTTTCAACCAAGACACAGAAAAATCCTTTAGCGAATGTGACAGATGCATCACAGTGCGAATTCctgtcaatattttttttttatttttttttttttttatttaacctttatttaaccaggtaggcaaattgagaacacgttctcatttacaattgcgacctggccaagataaagcaaagcagttcgacatacaacaacacatagttacacatggagtaaaacaaacatatagtcaataatacagtgaaaaaaaataagtctatatacaatgtgagcaagtgaggtgagataagggaggtgaaggcaaacagatatatgtataaataaataaaaatataaaaaggccatggaggcgaagtgagtacaacacagcaagtaaaataaaaactaaaaaaacactggaatggttggtttgcagtggaagaaagtgcaaagtagagacagaaataatggggtgcaaaggagcaaaaataaattaataaataaatacagtaggtaaagaggtagttgtttgggctaaattgtagatgggttatggacaggtgcagtaatctatgagctgctctgacagctggtgcttaaagctagtgagggagataggtgtttccagtttcagagatttttgtagttcgttccagtcattggcagcagagaactggaaggagaggcgtccaaaggaagaattggttttgggggtgactagagagatatacctgctggagcgcgtgctacaggtaggtgctgctatggtgaccagcgagctgagataaggggggactttacctagcagggtcttgtagatgacctggaaccagtgggtttggcgacgagtatgaagcgagggccagccaacgagagtgtacaggtcgcagtggtgggtagtatatggggctttggtgacaaaacggatggcactgtgatagactgcatccaatttattgagtagggttttggaggctattttgtaaatgacatcaccgaagtcgaggattggtaggatggtcagttttacaagggtatgtttggcagcatgagtaaaggatgctttgttgcggaataggaagccaattctagatttgactttggattggagatgtttgatgtgggtctggaaggagagtttacagtctaaccagacacctaggtatttgtagttgtccacatattctaagtcagagccgtccaaagtagtgatgttggacaggcgggcaggagcaggcagcgatcggttgaagagcatgcatttggttttacttgtttttaagagcagttggaggccacggaaggagagttgtatggcattgaagctcgcctggagggttgttaacacagtgtcaaaagaagggccagaagtatacagaatagtgtcgtctgcgtagaggtggatcagagaatcaccagcagcaagagcgacatcattgatgtaaacagagaagagagtcggtccaagaattgaaccctgtggcaccaccatagagactgccagaggcccggacaacagaccctccgatttgacacactgaactctatcagagaagtagttggtgaaccaggcgaggcaatcattagagaaaccaaggctgtcgagtctgccaatgaggatgtggtgattgacagagtcaaaagccttggccaggtcaatgaatacggctgcacagtattgtttcctatcgatggcggttacgatatcgtttatgaccttgagcgtggctgaggtgcacccatgaccagctctgaaaccagattgcatagcggagaaggtgtggtgtgattcgaaatggtcggtaatctgtttgttgacttggctttcgaagaccttagaaaggcagggtaggatagatataggtctgtagcagttagggtcaag contains:
- the LOC129844846 gene encoding uncharacterized protein SCO4629-like isoform X2 translates to MDNESEKWARILWDYLCLHRSLEKSDVIIGLGCHDVRVAERSASLFLEGWAPWLLFTGYKGNQTAGVWSRPEADVFLDVALRMGVPRGNILLETEATNTGDNICFSYRLLKERNIPANRVILVQQPFMERRVSATFLRQWPDQGEHTHAIVTSPQMGISAYPHPTVGTATDLITYMLGVLERIRDYPQKGFQVEQEITPSALSAYHWFLQAGYIPK
- the LOC129844846 gene encoding uncharacterized protein SCO4629-like isoform X1, translating into MPEHWQCILDQHVREMDNESEKWARILWDYLCLHRSLEKSDVIIGLGCHDVRVAERSASLFLEGWAPWLLFTGYKGNQTAGVWSRPEADVFLDVALRMGVPRGNILLETEATNTGDNICFSYRLLKERNIPANRVILVQQPFMERRVSATFLRQWPDQGEHTHAIVTSPQMGISAYPHPTVGTATDLITYMLGVLERIRDYPQKGFQVEQEITPSALSAYHWFLQAGYIPK